A stretch of Besnoitia besnoiti strain Bb-Ger1 chromosome III, whole genome shotgun sequence DNA encodes these proteins:
- a CDS encoding subtilisin SUB6 (encoded by transcript BESB_043920): MREAVSVRERPAASPLQGESRNAAVSRGLPRWLKSRCRGQTLELLAAALGASLSLFFLSDWPAGPPVISAAAQPRANGSASALEAAESARRLQVEKLKPATRSPPLGHHAAAEATARLDPSARALPSVSLLFARKFSGRAADEAQRWERHELSPGEPRLQVGGAGGTEGRGHDEPKAAAGEHQNAQKVCPSDAPLRTLFAHMHAVADRRREREARARLVDPSETLLVLWDAECLAQLPRRVAALAAQLDAEERDLDAIPLLGVESERPSAPRSSFSARSAAPPRQPAVVFRKGVFFRDHAADLRRSDLSDAALEGRALALSILAGALGVRVSAKLEKDAAREEPPETKSSEDREDPEDPAACTAACKRLRRHFLSAAARMRASLYTAFHIDVLHITNLPAVMARLGLATASALPAYLAQAHLRMHANRAKFAEAARCMQSVSPDSPGTPQTAHVEEGLVKNPDFEKQWHHLSEVANFSLWADKAWRELPPQSESQVPVVALIDTGCAKHEDYWNTREKTSDVLWKNENEDCENGLDDDENGYVDDCWGWNFAGNDKDVFVDDSAHGTTMASLLAAKRHDAQRGVGVMKFGKVMCLKAGAKGRIYASAAIAAIQYAIHQGAKISVFAHTFSQKSAALEAVFQSLEKRDHLVVASAGLGSCDLDADEDCRLYPAAFALPSLLVVGASKLTGGVCCSSNWGKKAVHVFAPGNRLWTGTNVDHARQTTNCATCAAFAFGSSGAAALTAGAAAMVWGYLRHAKPIGWTSSKDRESVRVKKALVYGSTPSRRLAGACEANGIVNIYKAMHYYDSVPAPFKPEFADYPSIFQLNFPPFFKSTSLPAYTATIATLLIAATSASLAVCELSLLVS, from the exons ttttcctctctgACTGGCCTGCTGGGCCGCCCGTCAtctcagccgccgcgcagccgcgggcaaacgggtctgcgtctgctctcGAAGCCGCCGAATCCGCCAGAAGGCTTCAAGTTGAGAAGCTGAAACCTGCcactcgctcgcctccgctgggGCATCATGCGGCTGccgaggcgaccgcgagacTCGACccgagcgcgcgcgctttGCCGTCCGTTTCTTTGCTCTTCGCGCGAAAGTTCAGCGGAAGAGCCGCGGATGAGGCACAGCGGTGGGAGAGGCACGAATTGAGTCCTGGCGAGCCCAGACTTCAAgttggcggcgctggcgggaCCGAGGGCAGAGGCCACGATGAACCgaaagccgcagcaggcgagcacCAGAACGCGCAGAAAGTCTGCCCTTCTgatgcgcctctgcgcacgctcttcgcacacatgcatgccGTCGCAGAC CGTCgtcgagagcgagaggcgcgcgcgcgcctcgtcgaccCCAGCGAGACTCTTCTTGTCCTGTGGGATGCGGAgtgcctcgcgcagcttccccgccgcgtggcggccCTAGCCGCGCAATTGGACGCGGAGGAACGGGATCTCGACGCGATTccgcttctcggcgtcgagagcgagaggcccTCCGCACCTCgcagctccttctccgcgcgctccgctgcgcctcctcgccagccAGCCGTTGTCTTTCGCAAGGGCGTTTTCTTCAGAGACCACGCAGCCGACCTCCGCCGCAGTGACCTgtccgacgccgcgctcgaggGCCGTGCGCTCGCCCTAAGCatcctcgcaggcgcgcttgGCGTGCGAGTCTCCGCGAAACTGGAAAAagacgctgcgcgagaggaacCGCCGGAAACAAAAAGCAGCGAGGACAGGGAGGACCCGGAGGACCCAGCTGCATGCACAGCAGCGTGCAAACGCCTGAGGCGTCActtcctctccgcagccgcgaggatgcgcgcgtcgctgtaCACAGCCTTTCACATCGATGTGCTGCACATCACTAACCTCCCTGCCGTCATGGCC CGTTTAGGcctcgcgacggcgtcggcgctgccggcatacctggcgcaggcgcatcTGCGTATGCATGCGAACCGCGCGAAAttcgcagaggccgcccgGTGCATGCAGAGCGTCTCGCCCGACTCTCCAGGCACGCCGCAGACTGCCCACGTCGAGGAAGGCCTCGTGAAAAACCCCGACTTTGAAAAGCAGTGGCATCACTTGAGCGAGGTCGCGAACTTCTCCCTCTGGGCTGACAAAGCGTGGAgggagctgccgccgcaatCAG AAAGTCAGGTACCAGTTGTCGCCTTGATCGATACGGGCTGCGCCAAGCACGAGGACTACTGGAACACGCGGGAGAAGACAAGCGACGTCCTCTggaaaaacgaaaacgaAGACTGCGAAAACGGactcgacgacgacgagaacGGCTACGTCGATGACTGCTGGGGATGG AATTTCGCCGGCAACGATAAGGATGTCTTCGTCGACGACTCTGCGCATGGAACGACCATGGCGTCtctgctggcggcgaagcgccacgacgcccagcgcggcgtcggcgtgaTGAAGTTCGGCAAAGTCATGTGCCTCAAAGCGGGCGCCAAAGGACGAATCtacgcgagcgccgccatCGCGGCCATTCAGTACGCCATCCACCAAGGCGCAAAAATCAGCGTCTTCGCGCACACCTTCTCCCA GAagtccgcggcgctcgaggccgtCTTCCAGTCCCTGGAGAAGCGAGATCACTTGGTCGTCGCCAGTGCGGGGCTCGGGTCCTGCGATCTcgatgcagacgaagacTGCCG ACTGTATCCGGCGGCGTTTGCGCTTCCgagtctcctcgtcgtcggcgcgagCAAGCTGactggcggcgtctgctgctcgaGCAACTGGGGCAAGAAGGCGGTGCATGTCTTCGCGCCGGGGAATCGCCTCTGGACAGGCACGAATGTTGATCACGCACGGCAGACGACGAACTGCGCGACGT GCGCGGCCTTTGCCTTTGGGTCCTcgggcgcggcagctctgacggcaggcgccgccgcgatggTCTGGGGCTACCTGCGGCACGCGAAGCCCATCGGATGGACTTCCTCGAAAGATAGAGAAAGCGTCCGCGTGAAAAAGGCCCTCGTGTACGGGTcgacgccttctcgccggctGGCAG GTGCGTGCGAAGCGAACGGGATTGTCAACATATACAAGGCGATGCATTACTACGACTCCGTTCCTGCCCCGTTCAAGCCTGAGTTCGCCGACTACCCTTCGATCTTCCAACTCAACTTCCCCCCCTTCTTCAAGTCTACGTCGCTGCCTGCCTACACGGCCACGATCGCAACTCTCCTCATCGCTGCGAcatccgcctcgctcgctgtgTGTGAACTGTCGCTGCTCGTCTCCTGA
- a CDS encoding hypothetical protein (encoded by transcript BESB_043930), with product MAPPCVSSLGSRLSRAVAEAGACVAPSCPFFRLSAPRRSFWFSGFSTPQAQQRKARAIGVAFASTVFVMPTLCVYFGSTPSLLNWWMTTYRLVEYPPQADRRIIPAILNGREPPAKSEDSDLNTNR from the coding sequence ATGGCACCGCCGTGTGTATCTTCGCTtggctcgcgcctctcgcgcgcagtCGCCGAAGCGggggcctgcgtcgcgccgtcgtgcccgttttttcgcctctctgcgccgcggcgctccttcTGGTTTTCAGGCTTCagcacgccgcaggcgcagcagcggaaggcgcgcgcaatcggagtcgccttcgcgtcgacTGTCTTCGTGATGCCGACGCTCTGCGTCTACTTCGGCTCGACTCCCTCGCTGCTCAACTGGTGGATGACGACTTACCGCCTCGTCGAGTACCCGCCGCAGGCTGACCGGCGCATCATTCCCGCAATCCTCAACGGCCGCGAACCCCCCGCCAAAAGTGAAGACAGCGATCTCAACACGAACCGATGA
- a CDS encoding putative rRNA-processing protein FCF1 (encoded by transcript BESB_043940), with product MGKAKKTRKFAAVKRRINPKDERLKKDDDKKALREAKKRQREETIREHVQANSSMFFLYNTNLVPPYQVIVDTNFVNAAIQIKTDVIKGLMDCLVAKCIPCITDCAVAELEKLGHRYRLALALAKDRRFKRLTCCHPGTYADDCIVRRVTEHKCYIVATNDKDLKRRIRKIPGVPLIYVKNHKFAVERLPDAIASVPSASK from the exons ATG gggaaggcgaagaagacgaggaagttCGCGGCTGTCAAGCGGCGCATCAACCCGAAAGACGAGAGATT GAAAAAGGACGACGACAAGAAGGCTTTGCGCGAggcaaagaagagacagagagaagaaaccaTCCGAGAGCA TGTGCAGGCCAACAGCAGCATGTTCTTCCTGTACAACACGAACCTCGTTCCGCCTTACCAAGTGATCGTCGATACCAACTTTGTCAACGCGGCTATTCAAATCAAAACTGACGTCATTAAGGGTTTGATGGACTGCCTGGTCGCCAAGT GCATCCCTTGCATCACAGACTGCGCCGTGGCTGAGTTGGAAAAGCTCGGGCATCGCTatcgcctcgccctcgcgctcgcgaaAGATCGCCGATTCAAGCGGCTCACATGTTGCCATCCAGGCACTTACGCGGATGACTGCATTGTGCGGCGCGTAACGGAG CACAAGTGCTACATTGTCGCGACGAACGATAAAGACTTGAAGCGTCGCATCCGCAAAATTCCTGGGGTGCCTCTCATCTACGTCAAAAACCACAAATTCGCGGTCGAGCGCTTGCCCGATGCGATTGCCTCAGTGCCTTCGGCCTCGAAGtga